From the genome of Brassica oleracea var. oleracea cultivar TO1000 chromosome C4, BOL, whole genome shotgun sequence:
TTTTACATAAAATGGATTCGTTTTGTCGTGTTAGAGAGCGGAATACATGATGGTTTGGAAATAAAAGTTAACAAGTATGATTCGATGTATATAGGTATGTTTGGATGAAATAAATCTACAAGTATAATATAATACGAACAAAAAAAAAGAATGATTGAATACTCTTCCAAAAACGAAAAGTTTCTCCTAAAATAAGAAATTGTGAATGACAAAATCAGTATTTGTTCATCACAATTTGGGTGGATGGACCATGTTTCTTATTCCTACTTGGGTTGGTTGAGCCTACCTTTTGGCCCAGTAATCATTATTTTGTACTCGTTGCAGAAAGTGAAACAATTCAGCTAAATATTTCTCATACATGACAACCAACAATGAACATAACGTTTGAAAGAATTAATAAAAAGAATGGAGGCTTACGATACAAAAGAATTACGATAACCTAAACGATCGAAAAAACAAAAAAAAAAAACTAAACAACGAACTTCATATCTATGTTCGGGAAAAACGTCTTCCCAAAAATAGTTTCAAGATCATTCTCTAAGGGAGTTAGATTCAAATCCAAAGACAAAACCCTCTTGCTACTACTGCATCGTTTCAGAACCGGTACGTTAGAAATCACGGGAGAGATGAGCTGCGATGGCTCCACCTTCATGCTTGACCTATGTCGTCTCATGTGACCACCTAAAGCTTGTCCGGTCCCAAAACTCTGACCGCATATCGTACACTCGTGCATATGAGTTCCATTATAATTGTTGGTAACATGTTTCACCTCTTTCTGCTCAACGGATAGCTTTGGCTTCTTATGGCTTGCCCGGTGGCCACCTAGGGCTTGAAACGAAGAGAATCTCTTGTTACACGTTTTGCATTCGAACCGGTTACTTGTATTGCGCTCGGTATATTGGTTCACATCGACTTGTTTGACCATGGAGGTCTGTGATAATATCATCAGACATCTAGCAATGTCATCAGACATCTTGATGGATTCTTCGAACTCAGATCTTTCTCTCTTCATACTTTTT
Proteins encoded in this window:
- the LOC106340892 gene encoding zinc finger protein ZAT11, with the translated sequence MKRERSEFEESIKMSDDIARCLMILSQTSMVKQVDVNQYTERNTSNRFECKTCNKRFSSFQALGGHRASHKKPKLSVEQKEVKHVTNNYNGTHMHECTICGQSFGTGQALGGHMRRHRSSMKVEPSQLISPVISNVPVLKRCSSSKRVLSLDLNLTPLENDLETIFGKTFFPNIDMKFVV